A genome region from bacterium includes the following:
- the tpiA gene encoding triose-phosphate isomerase, whose amino-acid sequence MRPPIIVGNWKMNKGLAEAIALASGIVKELRGINDRDIVLCPPLTALYKVSEILDGSKIKLGAQNLFYEENGAYTGEISANQLTDIGCKYVIIGHSERRQILKEDDTIINKKIKQALKYNLCPIFCVGETKEQRENGKETEVVENQIRLGLKDIFHFPLPTSHFPLIIAYEPVWAIGTGNTCKEEDAEKMHIFIRSLISNLYTKDLAEGIRILYGGSVKPDNIDAIMKMKNIDGVLVGGASLNIESFCRIVEYV is encoded by the coding sequence ATGAGACCTCCGATAATTGTAGGGAATTGGAAGATGAATAAGGGGCTAGCTGAAGCAATTGCTTTAGCATCTGGGATTGTTAAAGAGCTTCGTGGAATAAACGATAGGGATATTGTGCTTTGCCCACCGCTTACCGCACTTTATAAGGTATCAGAGATATTAGATGGTTCAAAGATTAAACTAGGAGCCCAGAATCTTTTTTATGAGGAAAACGGGGCATATACTGGAGAGATCTCTGCAAACCAGCTTACAGACATTGGATGCAAATATGTCATCATTGGTCATTCTGAAAGGAGGCAAATTCTTAAAGAGGATGATACAATAATAAACAAGAAGATAAAACAGGCATTAAAATATAACCTTTGTCCCATATTTTGTGTCGGAGAAACAAAAGAGCAAAGGGAAAATGGAAAGGAAACGGAGGTTGTAGAAAACCAGATACGCTTAGGCCTTAAAGACATCTTCCACTTCCCACTTCCCACTTCCCACTTCCCACTTATTATTGCCTACGAGCCTGTCTGGGCAATAGGAACGGGAAATACCTGCAAGGAAGAAGATGCAGAAAAGATGCATATTTTTATTAGAAGCCTAATATCCAATCTATATACAAAGGATTTGGCAGAAGGTATAAGGATTCTTTATGGAGGCTCGGTAAAACCCGATAATATTGATGCAATTATGAAGATGAAAAATATAGATGGCGTCCTTGTTGGTGGTGCAAGCCTAAATATTGAATCCTTTTGCAGAATAGTAGAATATGTTTAG
- a CDS encoding DUF3108 domain-containing protein, whose protein sequence is MKKIVLFLFISSLALCEELVYNVKILGINAGTQRIITKEEGGGIMVISDTKTNKFFSKFYKLDDHIETLVDKETLLPIIIREKIEEGKEKKELTTYLSQDRLEGTIIEGDIRSQINLSKETFNIPSLINLLRNKELKVGNKEEFSIITLGKIENVEVDVESLRNIYFEGEKRVVFKIIAKDVVLWFSREDGIPLIIEVNLKCGLALKGYLKK, encoded by the coding sequence ATGAAAAAGATTGTTTTATTTCTTTTTATTTCTTCCCTTGCCCTTTGTGAGGAGCTTGTTTATAATGTAAAGATATTAGGAATAAATGCAGGAACACAAAGGATAATAACAAAGGAAGAGGGTGGTGGAATAATGGTTATATCTGATACAAAGACAAATAAATTCTTTTCAAAATTTTATAAGCTAGATGACCATATTGAAACACTCGTTGATAAAGAAACCCTCCTTCCCATTATCATTAGAGAAAAAATAGAAGAGGGAAAAGAGAAAAAAGAGCTTACAACCTATCTTTCTCAAGATAGATTAGAAGGAACAATAATTGAAGGAGATATTAGAAGCCAGATAAACCTTTCCAAAGAAACATTTAATATTCCATCCCTTATTAACCTTCTTAGAAACAAAGAGCTTAAAGTTGGAAATAAAGAGGAATTTTCTATAATAACATTAGGAAAAATAGAAAATGTAGAGGTAGATGTAGAAAGCCTTCGGAACATTTATTTTGAAGGAGAAAAAAGGGTTGTATTTAAGATTATAGCTAAAGATGTGGTTCTTTGGTTTTCAAGGGAAGATGGCATTCCCCTTATAATAGAGGTAAATCTTAAATGTGGTCTTGCGCTTAAGGGATATTTGAAAAAATGA
- a CDS encoding nucleotidyltransferase has protein sequence MTTTLDNALFKFVSILDELNINYAIIGAIASGIYGIPRTTYDIDIILNIEKIKISIFLEMLKDKGFNFDMEYILNELKKGYLLEVYYKDARIDILLPVIPYFNNVIENASTFSFLDRNIRFAKVEDLIILKLLSNRGRDKDDVVGIKDINPSLNISYIKDSLRRLVGKKHPSFVAFEQIFEEQI, from the coding sequence ATGACGACAACATTAGACAATGCATTATTTAAATTTGTTTCAATATTAGATGAGTTGAATATAAATTATGCCATTATAGGTGCAATAGCATCGGGGATATATGGCATACCTCGCACAACATATGACATAGACATCATTCTCAATATAGAGAAGATAAAAATTTCTATATTCTTAGAGATGCTTAAAGACAAGGGGTTTAACTTTGATATGGAATATATCCTAAATGAATTAAAAAAAGGGTATCTTTTAGAGGTTTATTATAAGGATGCAAGAATTGATATTCTTCTGCCTGTCATTCCTTATTTTAACAATGTAATAGAAAATGCATCCACCTTTTCTTTTTTGGATAGAAACATAAGGTTTGCTAAAGTAGAGGATTTAATAATACTAAAATTGCTTTCTAATAGAGGCAGGGACAAAGATGATGTTGTTGGGATAAAGGATATAAATCCTTCTCTTAATATTTCTTACATTAAAGATTCCTTAAGGAGGCTTGTTGGAAAGAAACATCCATCATTTGTGGCATTTGAGCAAATATTTGAGGAACAGATATGA
- the lpxB gene encoding lipid-A-disaccharide synthase: MLIAGEASGDLYGGCLAREIKKIREDISLFGMGGRLMEESGVEILFPISLDIVGALDALFKIPKAIFLLNNVLKVIRERKPDKVVLIDFAEFNLYLLKNLVNLKIKTAWLFPPTVWAWRKNRAKIVKKADLILSTLPIERDFYKKEGVNVLFIGHPLLDIVRAEEQKSRRAEEGDNKKRPIISLLPGSREGEIQRHLPVMVEVAKSLSDIELFLILATGVKKEEIEKYIKGLNISIIPHSYNTIAQSDLLITSSGTATLEGAILGIPMVVIYKMDRISFFLAKTFVKTKYVTLPNIIAREKIVPEFLQNDANPSNIAKEALLILNDEKKRKEIKLKLSHIKDAIGPSGAIKRAANAIIEL, translated from the coding sequence ATGCTTATCGCTGGTGAGGCATCAGGTGATCTCTATGGAGGCTGTCTTGCAAGAGAAATAAAAAAAATAAGGGAAGATATTAGCCTTTTTGGAATGGGTGGAAGGCTAATGGAAGAAAGCGGCGTTGAGATTTTATTTCCAATTAGCCTTGATATTGTTGGAGCATTGGATGCTCTCTTTAAAATTCCAAAGGCAATTTTTTTGTTAAATAATGTCTTAAAGGTAATAAGGGAAAGAAAGCCAGATAAGGTTGTTTTGATAGATTTTGCTGAATTTAACCTCTATCTTCTTAAAAATCTTGTAAATCTTAAAATAAAAACAGCCTGGCTTTTTCCACCAACAGTATGGGCTTGGAGAAAGAATAGGGCAAAGATTGTTAAAAAGGCAGACCTTATCCTATCAACCCTTCCAATTGAAAGGGATTTCTATAAAAAAGAGGGTGTAAATGTCCTTTTTATCGGACATCCCCTGCTTGATATTGTAAGAGCAGAAGAGCAGAAGAGCAGAAGAGCAGAAGAGGGGGATAATAAAAAAAGACCTATTATTTCACTTCTTCCAGGAAGTAGAGAAGGGGAGATACAAAGGCATCTTCCTGTAATGGTAGAGGTTGCAAAATCCCTTAGCGATATAGAGCTTTTTCTTATCCTTGCTACGGGAGTTAAAAAAGAGGAAATAGAAAAATATATTAAAGGCTTAAATATCTCTATTATTCCACATTCATATAATACCATTGCACAATCAGACCTGCTTATTACATCATCTGGAACAGCAACCCTTGAGGGAGCAATACTTGGAATACCAATGGTTGTTATTTATAAGATGGATAGAATATCGTTTTTCCTTGCAAAGACATTTGTTAAAACCAAGTATGTCACTCTTCCAAATATCATAGCAAGAGAAAAAATTGTCCCAGAATTTCTACAAAACGATGCAAATCCTTCCAATATTGCAAAGGAGGCTCTTTTAATTTTAAACGATGAAAAGAAAAGAAAAGAGATTAAACTCAAGCTTTCCCATATCAAAGATGCAATTGGCCCATCTGGAGCAATCAAAAGGGCGGCAAATGCAATTATTGAATTATAA
- a CDS encoding tetratricopeptide repeat protein, whose product MNFKKEKLKIFLFFIISLNIYSKNLPYEFYKSGLFHLTTAYLKDEQEEESLFLKAESLFFLSSYNLAYKNYSFLKDVSLDSERLSIVYYRIADCLWFMDEKEKALLFYSEALSKYPNNPSSSYSIFRIIQYYLEIKDYDRAVSLFSSFLKDYPDLPWKDSVFYSLAVSFEEIKDYDRAISYYKKVFEASKDDSLKRNSLSSLARIYYERNDLEKSLFYAKELVKLYPSDSSFTLLFSCLFNMEKFEDTVGIFPKILNPTNKLYLAQAESLYNLGRFDEAASFYKKAGTSTSLPFSYLKLFKIDLALEELKKIGDDRSLYLITQIGEDNEKINGWEKIIADYPKSSFREEAFLRLCLLYLKIGSITEACATCDKMIKGYPKTSLSLICLYNVGITLDNEEYLLHLVNLYPNFFKNADILYKIGGSRMKKKNYKEAIDAFSSLIEKYPKSELFAPSLYNTAFLYNKLGNPKKARNVYKTIPTIDKELGERALFYSANISFNLKDYGLAISDYQALIKQYPKSPFIDEAIYQIGWCYYKREEFDDARKYFTKIISNYKESPYFSSSIYWLAWTYFEEGRYDEAREAYLRLQMEFPEDSLSKDAYLRIGLCFYNQGKYKEAISSYQKLVEKLPDKALMEEALYQIGEAFIKDNKPGSAINYYNLFLEKEQEKGLSKKIRKRIAQIYYLDGKKKDAREEYKKLLLEDLADDEKADVYYWIGRTYLPDAKEEAIVYFRKVSEVYPNSEWAADSLFRIAVILYSSGDYKDAYFEFKRLIKNYPKRDDLIKDAKAYITKIEKGKN is encoded by the coding sequence ATGAATTTTAAAAAAGAAAAGTTAAAAATATTTCTTTTTTTTATCATTTCATTAAATATATATTCCAAAAACCTTCCTTATGAATTCTACAAAAGTGGGTTGTTCCACCTTACAACAGCTTATTTAAAAGATGAGCAAGAGGAAGAAAGCCTTTTCCTTAAAGCAGAATCCTTGTTCTTTCTCTCTTCTTATAACTTGGCATATAAAAATTATTCCTTTCTTAAAGATGTCTCTTTGGATTCCGAAAGGCTTTCTATTGTATATTACAGGATTGCTGATTGCCTGTGGTTTATGGATGAAAAAGAAAAGGCTTTACTTTTCTATTCCGAAGCCCTTTCAAAATACCCAAATAACCCATCTTCTTCTTATTCTATCTTTAGAATTATTCAATATTATCTTGAAATAAAGGATTACGACAGGGCTGTTTCCCTATTTTCTTCTTTTTTAAAGGATTATCCAGACCTTCCCTGGAAAGATAGCGTCTTTTATTCTTTGGCAGTGTCATTTGAAGAAATAAAGGATTATGATAGGGCTATCTCCTATTACAAAAAGGTTTTTGAAGCCTCAAAGGACGATTCCCTAAAAAGAAATTCCTTATCTTCCCTTGCAAGAATTTATTATGAAAGAAATGACCTTGAGAAATCTTTGTTTTATGCAAAGGAGCTTGTTAAGCTATACCCATCAGATTCCTCATTTACCCTTCTATTTTCCTGCCTTTTTAATATGGAGAAATTTGAGGATACAGTAGGGATTTTTCCTAAAATTTTAAATCCAACAAACAAGCTTTATCTTGCACAAGCTGAAAGCTTATATAACCTTGGGAGATTTGATGAAGCGGCATCCTTTTATAAAAAAGCAGGAACTTCAACAAGCCTTCCATTTTCCTACCTTAAACTTTTTAAAATAGACCTTGCATTAGAGGAATTAAAGAAAATAGGCGATGATAGAAGCTTATACCTTATAACCCAGATAGGAGAAGACAATGAAAAGATTAATGGATGGGAGAAGATTATAGCCGATTATCCAAAAAGTAGCTTTAGGGAGGAGGCATTTTTAAGGCTTTGTCTTTTATACCTTAAAATTGGAAGTATAACAGAAGCTTGTGCAACTTGTGATAAAATGATAAAGGGATATCCAAAGACAAGCCTTTCCCTTATCTGCCTTTACAATGTAGGAATAACCCTTGATAATGAGGAATATCTTTTGCACCTTGTCAATTTATATCCAAATTTCTTTAAAAACGCCGATATTCTTTATAAAATTGGTGGCAGTAGGATGAAAAAGAAAAATTACAAGGAGGCAATAGATGCTTTTTCCTCTTTAATAGAAAAATATCCAAAGAGCGAGCTATTTGCTCCCTCTCTTTATAATACCGCATTCCTTTATAACAAACTCGGAAATCCAAAGAAGGCAAGAAATGTGTATAAGACAATTCCCACAATTGATAAAGAATTGGGAGAAAGGGCATTGTTTTATTCAGCAAATATATCATTTAACCTTAAGGATTATGGTTTAGCAATTTCAGACTATCAGGCCCTTATAAAGCAATATCCAAAATCTCCTTTTATTGATGAGGCAATATATCAGATAGGATGGTGTTATTATAAAAGGGAAGAATTTGATGATGCCAGAAAATATTTTACAAAAATTATCTCAAATTATAAGGAAAGTCCATATTTTTCTTCTTCTATTTATTGGCTTGCCTGGACTTACTTTGAGGAAGGAAGATATGACGAGGCAAGGGAAGCATATTTAAGGTTACAAATGGAATTTCCAGAAGATAGCCTATCAAAGGATGCATATCTTAGGATAGGTTTGTGTTTTTATAATCAAGGAAAATACAAGGAGGCAATTTCTTCTTATCAAAAGCTTGTTGAAAAGCTTCCTGATAAAGCCTTGATGGAAGAAGCATTGTATCAAATAGGAGAGGCATTTATAAAGGATAATAAACCAGGGTCTGCCATAAATTATTACAATCTCTTCCTTGAAAAAGAGCAAGAAAAGGGGTTAAGCAAGAAGATAAGAAAAAGAATTGCCCAAATCTATTATTTAGATGGAAAGAAAAAAGATGCCAGAGAGGAATATAAAAAGCTTCTTTTAGAAGACCTTGCAGATGACGAAAAAGCCGATGTATATTATTGGATAGGAAGGACATACTTACCCGATGCAAAGGAAGAGGCGATTGTTTATTTTAGAAAGGTATCAGAAGTTTATCCTAACTCAGAATGGGCGGCTGATTCTTTGTTTAGAATAGCTGTTATCCTTTATTCCTCTGGTGATTATAAGGATGCATATTTTGAATTTAAAAGGCTAATAAAAAATTATCCCAAGAGGGATGATTTGATTAAAGATGCAAAGGCATATATTACAAAGATTGAAAAAGGGAAAAATTAG
- a CDS encoding adenylyltransferase/cytidyltransferase family protein: MKLKDIVELKEIVRDLRNSGKKIVFTNGCFDILHPGHIHLLKTAKSFGDCLILGLNSDSSVSKIKPNRPIMNQEARINVLSEIGLIDYIVVFDEKDPVNIIRKIKPDVLVKGGDWKEDKVKGKEFAGCVKIVEYLKDWSTTKIIEKIRNE; encoded by the coding sequence ATGAAGCTTAAAGACATTGTTGAATTAAAAGAAATTGTAAGAGATTTAAGGAATTCTGGAAAAAAAATTGTCTTTACAAATGGCTGTTTTGATATTTTGCACCCAGGACATATCCATCTTTTGAAAACGGCAAAATCCTTTGGCGATTGTTTAATACTTGGGCTTAATTCTGATTCTTCGGTTTCAAAAATTAAGCCAAATAGACCAATAATGAATCAAGAAGCAAGGATAAATGTCCTTTCAGAAATAGGGCTTATTGATTATATTGTTGTGTTTGATGAAAAAGACCCTGTAAATATTATAAGAAAGATAAAACCAGATGTCCTTGTAAAGGGTGGTGATTGGAAAGAAGATAAAGTAAAGGGAAAAGAATTTGCAGGATGTGTAAAGATTGTTGAATACCTTAAAGATTGGTCAACAACAAAGATAATTGAGAAAATAAGAAATGAATGA
- a CDS encoding nucleotidyl transferase AbiEii/AbiGii toxin family protein, protein MTKRAFVKRVSNSKGDFLQGFIDILKKEKIPFCVIGGLGVNAYVEPIVSLDLDVVISLSKIDSLVEILKKRFNVKKETHSINIASSSSDLRIQIQRDPKYQIFITKASYRNVLGYEMPVASVEDILQGKIWAYQDKTRRPSKRKKDLTDIMRLVETYPDLISRLPEEIKKEVNEA, encoded by the coding sequence ATGACAAAAAGGGCGTTTGTAAAGAGGGTTAGTAATTCCAAAGGGGATTTTCTTCAAGGGTTTATAGATATTCTTAAAAAAGAAAAAATACCCTTTTGTGTTATTGGTGGGTTGGGTGTTAATGCCTATGTTGAACCCATAGTCAGCCTTGATTTGGATGTGGTTATTTCCTTGTCAAAGATTGATAGTCTGGTAGAGATCTTAAAAAAAAGATTTAATGTTAAGAAAGAAACCCATAGTATAAATATCGCAAGCTCATCATCAGACCTTCGCATTCAAATACAAAGAGACCCAAAATATCAAATCTTTATTACAAAGGCTTCCTATAGGAATGTTCTTGGATACGAGATGCCTGTTGCGTCTGTTGAGGATATTCTACAAGGCAAGATTTGGGCATATCAAGATAAAACAAGAAGACCAAGTAAAAGAAAAAAAGATTTGACAGATATTATGCGTCTTGTTGAGACATATCCGGATTTAATTTCAAGATTACCAGAGGAGATTAAAAAAGAGGTTAATGAAGCTTAA
- the rfaE1 gene encoding D-glycero-beta-D-manno-heptose-7-phosphate kinase, with protein sequence MNEIFERVFNNLKPVLVVGDLMVDEFIWGDVKRISPEAPVPVVNITGETFHPGGAANVVANIHSLGGNVYVGGVIGDDVEGKRLISSLFSQGISTEGLILDCHRPTTLKTRIVVKSQQMIRIDKEKQEPIDEKIINQLLDYIKRVILDVKAIVISDYGKGVVGQKLLEELIPLSKKHDVITIIDPKIGNFGYYKGVSIITPNHFEAQDLTGIIVKDEVSLKQCMSAIMRRLECQAVIVTRGEEGMSILKDTGEVFHIPTNAREVYDVTGAGDTVVAVLSLALSAGIDIIDAARLSNYAAGIVVGKIGTAVVTREELLERIKEEGVHSS encoded by the coding sequence ATGAATGAGATATTTGAAAGGGTATTTAATAACCTTAAGCCTGTTTTGGTTGTAGGCGATTTAATGGTTGATGAGTTTATCTGGGGAGATGTCAAGAGAATCTCCCCTGAGGCGCCTGTTCCTGTGGTAAATATAACAGGAGAGACATTCCATCCAGGTGGAGCAGCAAATGTTGTAGCAAATATCCATAGCTTAGGAGGAAATGTCTATGTTGGGGGTGTAATTGGCGATGATGTTGAGGGAAAGAGGCTTATATCATCCCTTTTTTCCCAAGGGATAAGCACAGAGGGTCTTATTTTGGATTGTCATAGACCAACCACCCTAAAGACAAGGATTGTGGTAAAATCCCAGCAAATGATAAGGATTGATAAGGAAAAGCAAGAGCCAATAGATGAGAAAATCATAAACCAGCTACTTGACTATATCAAAAGGGTAATCCTTGATGTAAAGGCAATCGTTATCTCAGATTATGGAAAGGGTGTGGTTGGACAAAAATTGCTTGAGGAGCTTATTCCTCTATCCAAAAAGCATGATGTTATAACAATTATTGACCCCAAAATTGGGAATTTTGGCTATTACAAGGGGGTTTCAATAATCACACCAAATCACTTTGAGGCACAAGACCTTACAGGAATCATAGTAAAGGACGAAGTAAGCCTAAAGCAATGTATGAGCGCAATTATGAGGCGCCTAGAGTGTCAGGCGGTAATTGTTACAAGGGGAGAGGAGGGAATGTCAATTCTTAAAGATACAGGAGAGGTTTTTCATATTCCAACCAATGCAAGGGAGGTTTATGATGTTACAGGAGCGGGTGATACAGTTGTAGCTGTTTTAAGCTTGGCACTTAGTGCAGGTATTGATATAATTGATGCAGCAAGGCTTTCCAATTATGCTGCAGGGATTGTTGTAGGAAAGATTGGAACAGCTGTAGTAACGAGGGAGGAGCTTTTAGAAAGAATAAAGGAGGAAGGAGTTCATAGTTCATAG
- a CDS encoding UPF0758 domain-containing protein codes for MQTKVKKTIKELPKVDRPREKLMQYGPEKLSNSELLAILSFIVRFLLECLDKNHLYVNYSEIDDEEYGVNKEDKELNRGTCLANA; via the coding sequence ATGCAAACCAAAGTAAAAAAGACAATTAAAGAATTACCAAAGGTTGATAGACCTAGAGAAAAGCTAATGCAGTATGGGCCAGAAAAACTTTCTAATTCTGAACTTTTAGCTATTCTATCGTTTATCGTCAGATTTTTACTTGAGTGTTTAGACAAAAACCACCTTTATGTCAATTACAGCGAGATTGATGACGAAGAATATGGGGTGAACAAGGAGGATAAGGAATTAAATAGAGGTACGTGTTTAGCTAATGCTTAA
- a CDS encoding helix-turn-helix domain-containing protein produces MSTIAKNIRKYRPKRGISQDKLSKLAGIALYTITKIKSGATPDPKMTK; encoded by the coding sequence ATGTCAACCATCGCAAAAAACATTAGGAAATACCGACCAAAGCGCGGTATCTCTCAAGACAAGTTGTCAAAACTTGCCGGTATTGCTTTGTACACAATCACTAAAATTAAATCAGGGGCTACGCCAGATCCGAAAATGACTAAATGA
- a CDS encoding CoB--CoM heterodisulfide reductase iron-sulfur subunit B family protein, translated as MNYSYFPGCSLKETARDYDTSTRLVAERLGITLNELNSWVCCGANSVLDSSFAIKNISIAIDMGNPELICVCSACFNRLALANRDKKIRVRHFLDVLMQDIGISKIKEFIKREINLSCACYYGCLLTRPKEIAFDDVENPESMDSLMSAIGLNTKPWGFKTECCGGDLSIPRTDIVLERGYEILSDAKDWEVDCIVVACPLCQINLDLRQREIEKKYKEKFNLPILYFTELLGFSFGFDIKFNKHIVMPVKGNVNHRKKH; from the coding sequence GTGAATTATTCCTATTTTCCAGGATGCTCACTTAAAGAAACCGCAAGGGATTATGATACATCCACAAGGCTTGTTGCAGAAAGATTGGGGATTACGCTTAATGAGCTAAATTCCTGGGTCTGCTGTGGGGCAAATTCTGTCCTTGATTCCTCTTTTGCTATTAAAAACATATCCATTGCTATTGATATGGGAAATCCCGAGCTTATTTGTGTCTGCTCTGCCTGTTTTAACAGATTAGCATTAGCGAATAGAGATAAAAAAATAAGGGTTCGGCATTTTCTTGATGTTTTAATGCAGGATATTGGCATTTCAAAGATAAAGGAATTTATAAAAAGGGAAATAAATCTTTCCTGCGCCTGTTATTATGGATGTTTGCTTACAAGGCCCAAAGAGATAGCATTTGATGATGTAGAAAACCCAGAATCTATGGATTCCCTTATGTCTGCAATAGGGCTAAACACAAAGCCCTGGGGATTTAAGACAGAATGCTGTGGTGGAGACCTTTCTATCCCAAGGACAGATATAGTTTTAGAAAGGGGCTATGAGATATTAAGTGATGCAAAGGATTGGGAGGTAGATTGCATTGTTGTTGCCTGCCCCTTATGCCAGATAAACCTTGATTTGAGACAGAGGGAGATAGAGAAAAAATACAAAGAAAAATTTAACCTTCCCATTCTTTACTTTACAGAGCTTCTTGGCTTTTCATTTGGCTTTGATATAAAATTTAACAAGCATATAGTAATGCCAGTCAAAGGAAATGTCAACCATCGCAAAAAACATTAG
- a CDS encoding site-specific DNA-methyltransferase produces the protein MEAKDYRNRTYLSAIEAAKFLGLSVKMLHHLANQQIVKTQIATSGQMRFDLRELEKYEANFKHKVQTNKVDIDEINVIEEINGTSQKVFVKNSMKMDDLEDNSIHLMVTSPPYFDTKMYSRESIENDLGNIHSVDEWFEKISEVWKEVYRVLQPGRKAFINVMNLPIRVNGGFRTLNLVGRTIDTCEKIGFIFKRDIVWHKTNAVRAHFGTYPYPGGILINNMHEFILEFEKCEKKGFNKYGHLTKEQKEQSKIDKEFWLSIKKSDVWVMKPQGSGDRRNHVAPFPYELPYRIIKGWSYIGETVLDPFVGSGTTLLASADLKRNGVGYEINPEIAFESLRLLKNYQMKLW, from the coding sequence ATGGAAGCAAAAGATTATAGGAATAGAACCTATCTTTCAGCCATAGAAGCAGCTAAATTTTTAGGCCTATCTGTTAAAATGCTCCATCATCTTGCCAATCAACAAATTGTTAAAACACAAATTGCAACAAGTGGACAGATGCGTTTTGATTTAAGGGAATTAGAAAAATATGAGGCAAATTTTAAACATAAGGTTCAAACAAATAAGGTAGATATTGATGAGATAAATGTTATTGAGGAAATAAATGGGACAAGCCAAAAGGTTTTTGTCAAAAACTCTATGAAAATGGACGATTTGGAGGATAATAGTATCCATCTGATGGTCACTTCACCTCCATATTTTGATACAAAGATGTATTCAAGAGAGTCTATTGAAAATGACCTTGGTAATATTCATAGTGTTGATGAATGGTTTGAGAAAATAAGTGAGGTATGGAAAGAGGTTTATAGGGTTTTACAACCTGGAAGAAAAGCATTTATAAATGTAATGAACCTCCCAATTAGGGTAAATGGAGGCTTTAGAACCCTAAATTTGGTAGGTAGAACGATAGATACCTGTGAAAAAATAGGGTTTATTTTTAAGCGTGATATAGTATGGCATAAGACAAATGCTGTTAGAGCTCATTTTGGGACATATCCATATCCTGGAGGTATTCTGATAAATAATATGCACGAATTTATCCTTGAGTTTGAAAAATGCGAAAAGAAGGGATTTAATAAATACGGACATCTGACTAAGGAACAAAAAGAGCAATCAAAAATAGACAAAGAATTCTGGCTATCCATAAAAAAGAGTGATGTTTGGGTAATGAAACCACAAGGAAGTGGAGATAGAAGAAATCATGTTGCTCCCTTTCCCTATGAACTTCCTTACAGAATAATCAAGGGATGGAGTTATATTGGTGAAACTGTCCTTGACCCTTTTGTGGGTTCAGGAACCACTCTTTTGGCATCGGCAGACTTAAAACGAAATGGAGTCGGCTATGAGATAAACCCAGAGATTGCTTTTGAGTCATTAAGGCTCTTAAAAAATTATCAAATGAAATTATGGTAA